One genomic segment of Musa acuminata AAA Group cultivar baxijiao chromosome BXJ3-3, Cavendish_Baxijiao_AAA, whole genome shotgun sequence includes these proteins:
- the LOC103978486 gene encoding leucine-rich repeat receptor-like serine/threonine-protein kinase BAM3: protein MLLCTLNTTFLSSILRTPMTTRPCPTRRSKKKKPQEMDPVPLFLVTLLALLSSCTCTTLQSDALALVSIRQGFRGSTPELESWNTSNVVFVCSWFGVRCEHDRVVGIDISDLNISGSVPVEISGIDSLVNLSLSGNHLQGEITVANLPGLRYLNISSNQFNGGLDWNYTSLPSLEVFDAYDNNFTASLPLGVADLRRLKYLDLGGNYFTGRIPVTYGSLAALEYLSLNGNDLRGRIPSELGNLTGLKQLYLGYYNVFDGGIPVELGKLVNLAHLDLSSCGLGGGIPHQIGYLTNLDTLFLHTNELSGPLPLSLGNLTRLVSLDLSNNELTGEVPQQLAALTELSLLNLFMNRLHGPVPEFVAELPKLDTLQLFMNNFTGGIPQKLGAGGHISVLDISSNRFTGKIPSNLCPFNRLKVLILLRNSFCGPIPESLGECLSLTRARLGQNHLNGSIPSGLLYLPRLNLLELQANYLSGPIPENSNPDQSPTELVQLNLSDNSLTGPLPSSIRNLSSVQTLLISGNRLTGPVPGSIGSLRHVVKLDLSRNGLSGSIPPEVGACRQLTYLDLSQNNLSGPIPPEIAGIGILNYLNLSRNGLNGPMPRSIAAMRSLTAADFSFNDLSGRLPDLGELAFLNASAFSGNPKLCGPGFGNPCDDAAGASRSGHSHGDSKLIFALGLLLCSLALGLAATVRARSRRGGTWRLTAFHEVDFGASDVLGCMKDANVVGRGGAGVVYRGRTRSGGAIAVKRLAALGSDGGFGAEIRTLGSVRHRNIVRLLAVCSDSATNVLVYEYMTNGSLGEALHGKGGGRLSWGRRYRIAVAAARGLCYLHHDCSPMIVHRDVKSSNILLDAKFEAHVADFGLARFLQDDNSGSECMSAIAGSYGYIAPEYAYTLKVDEKSDVYSFGVVLLELITGRRPVGDFGDGVDIVQWVKRATACRRENAASIVDCRLSSVPTDEVMHVFFVAMLCVQENSVERPTMREVVQMLSEFPHHVTDDQCPLPSSPPPPPPPPGEDGSGADKEANSYELCRDLLTQCKLFPQN from the exons ATGCTTCTCTGCACACTTAACACTACATTTCTGTCCTCCATCCTTCGAACTCCAATGACCACAAGACCATGTCCAACTAGAAGATCCAAGAAGAAGAAACCTCAGGAGATGGACCCTGTTCCTCTGTTTCTTGTTACCCTGTTAGCTCTTCTAAGTTCTTGCACTTGCACTACGCTTCAGAGTGATGCCTTAGCGTTAGTTTCTATAAGACAAGGATTCCGTGGTTCCACCCCAGAACTAGAGAGCTGGAACACTTCCAATGTGGTCTTCGTCTGCTCGTGGTTCGGAGTCCGGTGCGAGCACGATCGCGTCGTCGGGATCGATATCTCAGACCTCAACATTTCCGGCTCCGTTCCGGTCGAGATCTCTGGCATCGACTCCCTTGTCAACCTCTCCCTTTCCGGGAACCATCTCCAAGGTGAGATCACGGTGGCGAACTTGCCTGGTCTCCGATACCTCAACATCTCTTCCAATCAGTTCAACGGCGGGCTCGATTGGAACTACACCAGCCTGCCGAGCTTGGAGGTGTTCGACGCCTACGACAACAACTTCACGGCCTCGTTACCGCTCGGCGTCGCAGATTTGAGGAGGCTCAAGTACCTGGACCTCGGTGGCAACTACTTCACTGGAAGAATCCCGGTGACCTATGGAAGCTTAGCTGCTTTAGAGTACCTCTCGCTGAACGGCAATGATCTCCGAGGTCGAATTCCCAGCGAACTGGGCAATCTCACAGGCCTCAAGCAGCTCTACTTGGGCTACTACAATGTGTTCGACGGCGGCATTCCTGTCGAACTCGGGAAGTTGGTCAATCTAGCCCATCTCGACCTGTCGAGCTGCGGCCTCGGCGGCGGAATTCCCCACCAGATCGGCTACTTGACCAACCTCGACACCCTCTTCCTCCACACCAACGAATTATCCGGCCCGCTGCCGCTGTCACTCGGGAACCTCACGAGGCTGGTCTCGCTCGACCTGTCCAACAACGAGCTCACAGGAGAAGTCCCGCAGCAGCTCGCCGCGCTCACCGAGCTGAGCCTCCTCAACCTCTTCATGAACCGTTTGCACGGGCCGGTGCCGGAGTTCGTCGCTGAGCTGCCCAAACTGGACACTCTCCAGCTCTTCATGAACAACTTCACCGGCGGCATACCACAGAAGCTCGGCGCCGGCGGCCACATCAGCGTGCTCGACATTTCGTCGAACAGGTTCACCGGTAAGATCCCCTCAAACCTCTGCCCGTTCAACAGGCTCAAAGTCCTCATCCTCTTGAGGAACTCCTTTTGTGGTCCCATCCCTGAGAGCTTAGGCGAGTGTTTGAGCCTAACCAGAGCGAGGCTCGGTCAGAATCATCTCAATGGAAGCATCCCTTCCGGCCTCCTCTACTTGCCACGGCTCAACCTATTAGAGCTCCAAGCCAACTACCTCTCCGGTCCAATCCCAGAGAACTCTAACCCTGACCAGAGTCCGACCGAGTTGGTCCAACTCAACCTCTCAGATAATTCGCTCACTGGACCTCTTCCCTCCTCCATTCGCAACCTATCTTCCGTCCAAACCTTGCTAATTAGCGGCAATCGATTGACCGGTCCGGTCCCCGGTTCGATCGGCTCGTTGCGCCATGTGGTCAAGCTCGACCTTAGCCGCAATGGCCTATCGGGCTCGATCCCGCCGGAGGTCGGAGCTTGCCGCCAGCTCACCTACCTCGATCTGAGCCAGAACAACCTCTCCGGCCCCATCCCGCCGGAGATCGCCGGAATCGGGATACTGAACTATCTGAATCTATCGCGCAATGGATTGAACGGGCCGATGCCGAGGTCGATCGCAGCGATGAGGAGCCTCACCGCCGCCGATTTCTCCTTCAACGATCTCTCCGGCAGGCTGCCGGACTTGGGGGAGTTGGCTTTCTTGAACGCCAGCGCCTTCTCCGGCAACCCCAAGCTGTGCGGGCCGGGTTTCGGCAACCCGTGCGACGACGCGGCGGGCGCGTCCCGGTCTGGGCACTCCCATGGCGATTCTAAGCTGATCTTCGCACTGGGGCTTCTGCTGTGCTCGCTCGCGCTCGGGCTCGCGGCAACGGTGCGGGCCCGGTCGCGCCGCGGCGGTACGTGGCGCCTCACCGCGTTCCACGAGGTGGATTTCGGCGCGTCGGATGTGCTGGGGTGCATGAAGGACGCTAACGTGGTGGGGCGCGGCGGCGCCGGGGTGGTGTACCGGGGAAGGACCCGCTCCGGCGGCGCGATCGCGGTGAAGCGGCTGGCGGCGCTGGGATCGGACGGCGGGTTCGGCGCCGAGATCCGGACGCTGGGGAGCGTCCGCCACCGGAACATCGTCCGGCTGCTCGCCGTCTGCTCCGACTCTGCCACCAACGtgctggtgtacgagtacatgacCAACGGGAGCTTGGGGGAAGCGCTGCACGGGAAGGGCGGCGGGCGCCTGAGCTGGGGCCGTCGGTACAGGATAGCGGTGGCGGCGGCCAGGGGCTTATGTTACCTCCACCACGACTGCAGTCCGATGATAGTGCACCGCGACGTGAAGTCCAGCAACATCCTGCTCGACGCGAAGTTTGAGGCACACGTGGCGGATTTCGGGCTAGCCAGATTCTTGCAGGACGACAATAGTGGGTCCGAGTGCATGTCTGCCATCGCTGGGTCCTACGGATACATCGCCCCGG AGTATGCCTACACTCTCAAGGTGGACGAGAAAAGCGATGTCTACAGCTTCGGGGTGGTGCTCCTGGAGCTCATCACCGGCCGGCGCCCGGTCGGGGACTTTGGGGACGGCGTCGACATAGTTCAGTGGGTCAAGAGGGCCACCGCCTGCAGAAGAGAGAACGCCGCAAGCATCGTGGACTGCAGGCTGAGCAGTGTGCCGACGGATGAAGTCATGCATGTCTTCTTCGTCGCGATGCTGTGCGTCCAAGAGAACAGCGTGGAGAGGCCAACCATGAGGGAGGTGGTGCAGATGCTCTCCGAGTTCCCTCACCACGTTACGGACGACCAATGTCCACTCccatcatctcctcctcctcctcctcctcctcctggagAAGACGGGAGCGGAGCCGACAAGGAGGCCAACAGCTACGAGCTCTGTCGTGATCTCTTGACCCAATGCAAGCTATTTCCTCAGAATTGA